A DNA window from Bombus vancouverensis nearcticus chromosome 6, iyBomVanc1_principal, whole genome shotgun sequence contains the following coding sequences:
- the Cul5 gene encoding cullin 5 isoform X2: MSKLYAKVPMDKNQFMFEDKWPCMRPTILKLLKQEPVTQAEWQDLFFLVHAVCVWNDKGALKLLDALKEDIMDFIKQAQQRVLAHQEEQALLKAYIAEWRKFFAQCNYLPTPFRQLETSLAGKAPSSVQKKSQPDDIVRKLMLDSWNQSIFGEIKQKLQDSAMRLVRAERNGEAFDSQLVIGVRESYVNLCSNAIDKLQIYRENFEAAYIEATEAFYWVKAPEQLSLHGVENYMRYADAKLQEEELRAQKYLEPNSASVQLLTDCCVRVLVATFKPAILAECPRMIQHRQTDKLRLMLKLMDRVPEGVGPMLRNLEEHIASAGLADMMAAVDVITQDSEKYVERLLDLFRRFSILVKEAFDDDPRFLTARDKAYKLVVNDATVFRLELPARQCSGIGTTILNNKPNNNNNGQPESKCPELLANYCDMLLRKTPLSKKLTSDEIESKLKDVLLVLKYVQNKDVFMRYHKAHLTRRLILDTSADSEKEENMVEWLREVGMPADYVNKLARMFQDIKVSQDLNQQFKEQCRAAIADSINIKILNAGAWARGSERVTVSLPLQLEDYIPEVEEFYKKKHSGRKLQWYHHMSNGTITFSNQVGRFDVDVTTFQMAVLFAWNQRPFEKISYENLRLATELPDPELRRTLWSLCAFPKLKRQLLLVEPHAHSPKDFANDTRFWVNQEFAIVKNGKLQKRGKINLIGRLQLSTERSKEEDNQSIVQLRILRVQEAIIKILKMRKKISNAQLQTELVDILKNMFLPSKKMIKEQIEWLIEHKYIRRHDDDINTFVYMA, encoded by the exons ATGTCAAAACTTTATGCGAAGGTGCCGATG GATAAAAATCAGTTTATGTTTGAAGATAAATGGCCATGTATGAGACCAACTATTTTGAAATTACTCAAACAAGAACCTGTTACTCAAGCAGAATGGCAAGATTTATTCTTCTTAGTTCATGCAGTATGTGTATGGAATGACAAAGGTGCTCTTAAATTATTAGATGCGCTCAAAGAAGACATAATGGATTTTATAAAACAAGCTCAGCAG AGAGTTTTAGCACACCAAGAAGAGCAAGCTTTATTGAAAGCATATATAGCTGAATGGAGAAAATTTTTTGCACAATGTAATTATTTGCCAACACCATTTAGACAATTAGAAACGTCTCTTGCTGGAAAGGCACCATCCAGTGTTCAAAAAAAAAGCCAACCTGATGATATTGTTAGAAAA CTAATGTTGGATAGTTGGAATCAAAGTATATTTggagaaataaaacaaaaactTCAAGATTCAGCTATGAGACTTGTTCGTGCTGAAAGAAATGGTGAAGCCTTTGATTCACAACTCGTTATTGGTGTTAGAGAATCTTATg TAAATTTATGTTCAAATGCAATTGATAAGCTTCAAATCTATAGAGAGAATTTTGAAGCAGCATATATAGAAGCAACAGAAGCATTCTACTGGGTTAAAGCACCTGAACAGCTATCATTACATGGTGTAGAAAATTATATGCGTTATGCTGATGCAAAGTTACAAGAAGAAGAACTTCGTGCCCAAAAATACTTAGAACCAAACAGTGCTAGTGTACAGCTTTTAACTGATTGTTGCGTACGTGTATTAGTGGCAACTTTTAAGCCAGCCATATTAGCAGAATGTCCGCGAATGATTCAGCATCGTCAAACAGATA AACTTAGGTTAATGCTAAAACTAATGGATAGAGTTCCTGAAGGAGTTGGTCCAATGTTAAGAAATTTAGAAGAACATATAGCAAGTGCAGGTTTAGCTGATATGATGGCAGCTGTGGATGTTATTACTCAAGATTCTGAAAAATACGTTGAAAGATTATTAGATCTTTTTCGTCGGTTTTCAATTCTTGTTAAAGAAGCATTTGATGATGATCCTCGATTTCTAACTGCTCGAGATAAAGCTTACAAACTTGTTGTAAATGATGCAACGGTATTCAGATTAGAATTACCTGCACGTCAGTGTTCTGGTATTGGTACaacgattttaaataataaacccaacaacaataataatggACAGCCAGAATCAAAGTGTCCAGAACTTCTAGCTAATTATTGTGATATGTTACTTAGGAAAACACCACTCAGTAAAAAATTAACTTCTGATGAAATTGAAAGCAAACTCAAAGATGTA ttattaGTGCTAAAATATGTTCAAAATAAGGATGTATTTATGCGCTATCATAAAGCTCATTTAACAAGGCGTTTAATATTAGATACATCCGCTGATTCTGAGAAAGAGGAAAATATGGTAGAATGGCTTCGTGAAGTCGGAATGCCTGCTGATTATGTTAATAAATTAGCACGAATGTTTCAAGACATTAAAGTGTCACAAGATCTAAATCAACAATTTAAAGAGCAATGTAGAGCTGCTATTGCAGATAGTATTAACATTAAG ATATTAAATGCAGGTGCTTGGGCTAGAGGTAGTGAACGTGTCACCGTAAGTTTACCACTGCAACTGGAAGATTATATTCCTGAAGtagaagaattttataaaaaaaaacacaGTGGAAGAAAATTACAGTGGTACCATCATATGTCTAATGGCACG ATAACATTTTCTAACCAAGTGGGACGCTTTGATGTGGATGTAACAACATTTCAAATGGCAGTTTTATTTGCTTGGAATCAGCGGCCGTTTGAAAAGATATCATATGAAAATTTGCGATTGGCAACAGAACTTCCTGATCCGGAACTCAGACGAACTTTATGGTCTTTGTGTGCCTTTCCAAAACTCAAACGTCAACTTCTTCTAGTTGAACCACATGCGCATAGTCCCAAAGATTTTGCAAATGATACACGATTTTGGGTGAACCAAGAATTCGCTATAGT GAAAAATGGTAAACTGCAAAAACGaggtaaaattaatttaataggaAGACTTCAATTATCAACTGAACGAAGTAAAGAAGAAGACAACCAATCCATTGTACAACTTAGAATACTAAGAGTTCAG GAAGCAATCATCAAGATTTTAAAGATGCGTAAAAAAATCAGTAATGCTCAGTTACAAACCGAATTAGTTGATATATTAAAGAACATGTTTCTGCCAAGTAAAAAGATgataaaagaacaaattgagTGGCTTATTGAGCATAAATATATACGTAGACACGACGATGACATTAACACCTTTGTGTATATGGCATAG
- the Cul5 gene encoding cullin 5 isoform X1, giving the protein MLYYVSSLEKMDKNQFMFEDKWPCMRPTILKLLKQEPVTQAEWQDLFFLVHAVCVWNDKGALKLLDALKEDIMDFIKQAQQRVLAHQEEQALLKAYIAEWRKFFAQCNYLPTPFRQLETSLAGKAPSSVQKKSQPDDIVRKLMLDSWNQSIFGEIKQKLQDSAMRLVRAERNGEAFDSQLVIGVRESYVNLCSNAIDKLQIYRENFEAAYIEATEAFYWVKAPEQLSLHGVENYMRYADAKLQEEELRAQKYLEPNSASVQLLTDCCVRVLVATFKPAILAECPRMIQHRQTDKLRLMLKLMDRVPEGVGPMLRNLEEHIASAGLADMMAAVDVITQDSEKYVERLLDLFRRFSILVKEAFDDDPRFLTARDKAYKLVVNDATVFRLELPARQCSGIGTTILNNKPNNNNNGQPESKCPELLANYCDMLLRKTPLSKKLTSDEIESKLKDVLLVLKYVQNKDVFMRYHKAHLTRRLILDTSADSEKEENMVEWLREVGMPADYVNKLARMFQDIKVSQDLNQQFKEQCRAAIADSINIKILNAGAWARGSERVTVSLPLQLEDYIPEVEEFYKKKHSGRKLQWYHHMSNGTITFSNQVGRFDVDVTTFQMAVLFAWNQRPFEKISYENLRLATELPDPELRRTLWSLCAFPKLKRQLLLVEPHAHSPKDFANDTRFWVNQEFAIVKNGKLQKRGKINLIGRLQLSTERSKEEDNQSIVQLRILRVQEAIIKILKMRKKISNAQLQTELVDILKNMFLPSKKMIKEQIEWLIEHKYIRRHDDDINTFVYMA; this is encoded by the exons atgttGTATTACGTTTCTTCCTTAGAAAAAATG GATAAAAATCAGTTTATGTTTGAAGATAAATGGCCATGTATGAGACCAACTATTTTGAAATTACTCAAACAAGAACCTGTTACTCAAGCAGAATGGCAAGATTTATTCTTCTTAGTTCATGCAGTATGTGTATGGAATGACAAAGGTGCTCTTAAATTATTAGATGCGCTCAAAGAAGACATAATGGATTTTATAAAACAAGCTCAGCAG AGAGTTTTAGCACACCAAGAAGAGCAAGCTTTATTGAAAGCATATATAGCTGAATGGAGAAAATTTTTTGCACAATGTAATTATTTGCCAACACCATTTAGACAATTAGAAACGTCTCTTGCTGGAAAGGCACCATCCAGTGTTCAAAAAAAAAGCCAACCTGATGATATTGTTAGAAAA CTAATGTTGGATAGTTGGAATCAAAGTATATTTggagaaataaaacaaaaactTCAAGATTCAGCTATGAGACTTGTTCGTGCTGAAAGAAATGGTGAAGCCTTTGATTCACAACTCGTTATTGGTGTTAGAGAATCTTATg TAAATTTATGTTCAAATGCAATTGATAAGCTTCAAATCTATAGAGAGAATTTTGAAGCAGCATATATAGAAGCAACAGAAGCATTCTACTGGGTTAAAGCACCTGAACAGCTATCATTACATGGTGTAGAAAATTATATGCGTTATGCTGATGCAAAGTTACAAGAAGAAGAACTTCGTGCCCAAAAATACTTAGAACCAAACAGTGCTAGTGTACAGCTTTTAACTGATTGTTGCGTACGTGTATTAGTGGCAACTTTTAAGCCAGCCATATTAGCAGAATGTCCGCGAATGATTCAGCATCGTCAAACAGATA AACTTAGGTTAATGCTAAAACTAATGGATAGAGTTCCTGAAGGAGTTGGTCCAATGTTAAGAAATTTAGAAGAACATATAGCAAGTGCAGGTTTAGCTGATATGATGGCAGCTGTGGATGTTATTACTCAAGATTCTGAAAAATACGTTGAAAGATTATTAGATCTTTTTCGTCGGTTTTCAATTCTTGTTAAAGAAGCATTTGATGATGATCCTCGATTTCTAACTGCTCGAGATAAAGCTTACAAACTTGTTGTAAATGATGCAACGGTATTCAGATTAGAATTACCTGCACGTCAGTGTTCTGGTATTGGTACaacgattttaaataataaacccaacaacaataataatggACAGCCAGAATCAAAGTGTCCAGAACTTCTAGCTAATTATTGTGATATGTTACTTAGGAAAACACCACTCAGTAAAAAATTAACTTCTGATGAAATTGAAAGCAAACTCAAAGATGTA ttattaGTGCTAAAATATGTTCAAAATAAGGATGTATTTATGCGCTATCATAAAGCTCATTTAACAAGGCGTTTAATATTAGATACATCCGCTGATTCTGAGAAAGAGGAAAATATGGTAGAATGGCTTCGTGAAGTCGGAATGCCTGCTGATTATGTTAATAAATTAGCACGAATGTTTCAAGACATTAAAGTGTCACAAGATCTAAATCAACAATTTAAAGAGCAATGTAGAGCTGCTATTGCAGATAGTATTAACATTAAG ATATTAAATGCAGGTGCTTGGGCTAGAGGTAGTGAACGTGTCACCGTAAGTTTACCACTGCAACTGGAAGATTATATTCCTGAAGtagaagaattttataaaaaaaaacacaGTGGAAGAAAATTACAGTGGTACCATCATATGTCTAATGGCACG ATAACATTTTCTAACCAAGTGGGACGCTTTGATGTGGATGTAACAACATTTCAAATGGCAGTTTTATTTGCTTGGAATCAGCGGCCGTTTGAAAAGATATCATATGAAAATTTGCGATTGGCAACAGAACTTCCTGATCCGGAACTCAGACGAACTTTATGGTCTTTGTGTGCCTTTCCAAAACTCAAACGTCAACTTCTTCTAGTTGAACCACATGCGCATAGTCCCAAAGATTTTGCAAATGATACACGATTTTGGGTGAACCAAGAATTCGCTATAGT GAAAAATGGTAAACTGCAAAAACGaggtaaaattaatttaataggaAGACTTCAATTATCAACTGAACGAAGTAAAGAAGAAGACAACCAATCCATTGTACAACTTAGAATACTAAGAGTTCAG GAAGCAATCATCAAGATTTTAAAGATGCGTAAAAAAATCAGTAATGCTCAGTTACAAACCGAATTAGTTGATATATTAAAGAACATGTTTCTGCCAAGTAAAAAGATgataaaagaacaaattgagTGGCTTATTGAGCATAAATATATACGTAGACACGACGATGACATTAACACCTTTGTGTATATGGCATAG